From Pectinophora gossypiella chromosome 16, ilPecGoss1.1, whole genome shotgun sequence, one genomic window encodes:
- the LOC126373652 gene encoding NADH dehydrogenase [ubiquinone] 1 beta subcomplex subunit 5, mitochondrial, translating into MVSWSALGRSVGINLLKNNVKTPVNIQNALFSTSKVPFGGHGHRTMALQPSRWQWHKFKDMLHYYVMVGLIPVTAIVFYANVFIGPAQLAPIPEGYNPKHWEYHRHPITRFIARYIHNNPQQDYEKFLHFLDEENQKAKLRELEKKILKKMSERLDYQAYYYRPLVNKYLRINKKTGEELYDRIGDNYKE; encoded by the exons ATGGTTTCTTGGAGTGCTTTAGGTCGATCTGTTGGCATAAAtctgttaaaaaataatgtaaaaacaccagtaaatattcaaaatgctCTATTTTCTACAAGCAAAGTCCCATTTGGCGGTCATGGCCATAGGACTATGGCTTTGCAGCCATCCAG ATGGCAATGGCACAAATTCAAGGATATGTTACATTACTACGTAATGGTTGGCCTGATACCTGTTACCGCCATCGTATTTTATGCTAACGTGTTCATTGGTCCAGCTCAGCTGGCTCCTATCCCCGAGGGGTACAATCCGAAGCACTGGGAGTACCATCGCCACCCTATTACAAGATTTATCGCTCGTTACATACATAACAACCCTCAGCAG gaCTACGAAAAATTCTTGCACTTCTTGGATGAGGAAAACCAGAAGGCCAAGCTGCGTGAATTAGAGAAGAAGATTCTTAAGAAGATGTCTGAGAGGCTGGACTACCAGGCGTACTACTACCGGCCACTGGTCAACAAATACCTCCGCATCAACAAGAAGACAGGAGAGGAATTGTATGACCGTATCGGTGACAACTACAAGGAATAA
- the LOC126373645 gene encoding uncharacterized protein LOC126373645 isoform X2, with product MQTSPCGHRVVCRRCFVKTIQMAVSQRLLPLRCVICRAKILRLRQAPRLVTSKSWQVSTSSGKGWGVPGSVSSYSVGARSVPASASLYSVTSGESSLSGVSSVSSNSGGNVSNVSTPCSTKLCGGAKCGGACLGAVPRATASAPPRARQPASNALRRSQHHSMKARLQEYQVHSYTGGPPSGEPSGRLPPIREFQREFREGRRESAAAASTSTRIRCAQKIVTQLETSPQKKSQHFFRPLKPSNKDDPPKSRDQSKETERKKENPKAKPKKDDKKKKDDENTKQEDKSKKEESSDNRKNEIAERKKEEKLRLKAEKEAKKEAKLQAKEEERQAKLLAKEEERQAKLLAKEEKKKAKKEAKLAAQAEKEKEKNK from the exons ATGCAGACGTCGCCGTGCGGGCACCGCGTGGTGTGCCGGCGTTGTTTCGTGAAGACTATTCAAATGGCGGTCAGTCAGCGCCTGCTGCCGCTGCGGTGCGTCATCTGCCGCGCCAAGATCCTGCGCCTGCGACAGGCACCAAGGCTAGTCACCAGCAAAAGCTGGCAG GTGTCAACCAGCAGCGGCAAGGGATGGGGCGTGCCGGGCTCGGTTTCCAGCTACTCCGTGGGGGCGCGCTCCGTGCCCGCCTCCGCCAGCCTCTACTCCGTCACCAGCGGCGAGTCCTCTCTCTCTG GAGTGTCTTCCGTGTCGTCAAACAGCGGCGGCAACGTGAGCAATGTGAGCACCCCGTGCTCCACGAAGCTGTGTGGCGGCGCTAAGTGCGGCGGCGCGTGCCTGGGCGCGGTGCCGCGGGCCACGGCGTCCGCGCCGCCCCGCGCGCGCCAGCCCGCCTCTAACGCACTGCGACGCTCGCAGCATCATAGCATGAAG GCTCGCCTGCAAGAGTACCAAGTACACAGCTACACGGGCGGGCCTCCGTCGGGCGAGCCCTCAGGCCGCCTGCCTCCCATCCGGGAGTTCCAGAGAGAGTTCCGGGAGGGACGCCGCGAGAGCGCCGCCGCTGCCTCCACCTCTACTAGGATAAG ATGTGCCCAAAAAATAGTGACGCAGCTAGAAACCTCGCCGCAAAAGAAATCGCAGCACTTCTTCCGACCTTTGAAACCCTCAAACAAGGATGACCCTCCCAAATCCAGAGATCAAAGCAAAGAGACTGAACGGAAAAAGGAAAACCCCAAAGCGAAACCCAAGAAAGACGACAAGAAGAAAAAAGATGATGAAAACACAAAACAAGAAGATAAAAGTAAGAAGGAGGAGAGCAGTGACAACAGAAAGAACGAGATTGCCGAGAGGAAGAAGGAAGAGAAATTGAGGCTCAAAGCCGAGAAGGAGGCAAAGAAAGAAGCCAAGCTTCAGGCCAAAGAGGAGGAGCGGCAAGCCAAGCTGCTAGCCAAGGAGGAGGAGAGACAAGCCAAACTGCTCGCGaaggaagagaagaagaaggccAAAAAGGAGGCGAAGCTCGCGGCGCAGGCTGAGAAGGAAAAAgagaagaataaataa